A DNA window from Nymphalis io chromosome 28, ilAglIoxx1.1, whole genome shotgun sequence contains the following coding sequences:
- the LOC126779058 gene encoding cyclin-T-like isoform X1, whose protein sequence is MAGGQEKWYFTKEQLQNSASRKCGLDADKELAYRQQAANLIQDMGQRLQVSQLCINTAIVYMHRFYAFHSFTQFHRNAIAAAALFLAAKVEEQPRKLEYVIKVAHVCLHRGEGVNALTSEQYQEQAQDLVFNENVLLQTLGFDVAIDHPHTHVVRTCHLVKAPKDLAQTSYFMASNSLHLTTMCLQYRPTVVACFCIHLASKWSNWAIPQSHEGRHWFSYVDRSVTTELLERLTAEFLHIFDKCPSRLKRKMMTMSNSGGSPGAHPPGSAVANSPFDKKHSLVNSDEIDKSFDKEYERERRRQQPPGQGGYVPATAPPNPTQPQKIDYNLYREKREREERERREERERRQQALQRPGVPQPNPRPNPPPPHHRPSSSQHHKPHHPWPHKPPHHKPPHDHRHRQLPVPSTSSSQPAVPHQPEVPQRTRPPSLFSPENTTPAVAASAPRRPPSNPQQRPRPEPRPVPNLPQPPPNVAQEQKPHSASPHKKRPDPTAVVRDMQPPAILSPFSSPPNKEMKSRQRLPSNSEPELVPVVKKIDETPGYENVIRDSQRGNAIKTRQPERKPDTRSLNGIETDPTLVSNLLKESLAKPVPITVPTEKKSPVEVKKEPVIETPAPPPAPPPQLEPPPVPQPQPQPIPQPTEESDHKHKKEKKKKDKHKHKDRDKSKEERKKHKKDKEKERKAEPLPPAPETDGTLRITIPREKLSTSPGLKIKIPKERLAVPPPPPQNAGLKIKISKEVLETSRKRPSGDHAGPPHKLPRPEAPHPNKVGTWPVPPPYRPPLPYYMVRPPPPLYYGMRMDGYFYGPMFPPPRAQPPLPAMPPPPVPPPPPE, encoded by the exons TTCTCAGCTATGTATCAATACAGCAATAGTGTACATGCATCGGTTCTACGCGTTCCACTCCTTCACACAGTTTCACAGGAACGCTATAGCCGCTGCAGCACTGTTCCTCGCCGCAAAg gtcGAAGAGCAACCAAGAAAGTTAGAATATGTAATTAAGGTAGCACATGTCTGTCTCCACAGAGGTGAGGGAGTGAACGCCCTCACCTCTGAACAGTATCAGGAACAG gcgcaggacttgGTTTTCAACGAGAATGTCCTGCTACAGACATTAGGTTTCGATGTAGCGATCGACCACCCGCACACACACGTGGTGCGCACCTGCCACCTTGTAAAAG CGCCCAAGGATTTGGCTCAAACATCATACTTTATGGCGTCAAACAGTCTACATCTCACGACGATGTGTCTCCAGTACAGACCGACGGTGGTCGCTTGCTTCTGCATACATCTGGCGTCGAAGTGGAGTAATTGGGCG ATACCGCAATCACACGAAGGCCGTCACTGGTTCTCGTACGTGGACCGGAGCGTGACGACGGAGCTGCTTGAACGGTTGACGGCTGAGTTCCTTCACATATTCGACAAGTGCCCATCGAGGTTGAAGAGGAAAATGATGACAATGTCCAAca gtgGAGGTTCCCCGGGAGCACACCCGCCCGGTTCAGCGGTAGCGAACTCGCCGTTCGACAAGAAACACTCGCTCGTCAACAGCGATGAAATCGACAAGTCATTTGATAAAG AATACGAACGCGAAAGGCGTCGCCAACAACCACCGGGACAGGGAGGTTACGTGCCGGCAACCGCGCCGCCGAACCCCACGCAACCACAGAAAATAGATTACAATCTATACAGAGAGAAGCGGGAGAGGGAAGAGAGAGAGAGGCGGGAGGAGAGGGAGAGGCGACAGCAAGCTCTCCAAAGGCCGGGGGTTCCTCAACCGAATCCAAGGCCGAACCCACCACCACCACACCATCGACCCTCCTCCAGCCAACACCACAAACCTCACCATCCTTGGCCACACAAGCCACCCCATCACAAACCGCCTCACGATCACCGGCACAGACAACTTCCCGTACCTTCGACTTCATCGAGTCAGCCGGCGGTTCCCCATCAGCCGGAAGTCCCCCAACGTACCCGTCCACCGTCTCTATTCTCACCCGAGAATACAACTCCAGCTGTCGCGGCGTCTGCGCCCAGACGACCCCCCTCCAACCCGCAACAGAGGCCTAGGCCTGAACCTAGACCGGTACCCAATTTACCACAACCCCCTCCGAATGTAGCACAGGAACAGAAACCTCATTCCGCGAGTCCACATAAAAAACGTCCAGACCCAACGGCAGTCGTTCGAGACATGCAACCCCCTGCCATCCTATCGCCCTTCTCGTCACCCCCCAACAAAGAAATGAAATCCCGTCAGAGACTGCCCTCAAACTCGGAACCTGAATTAGTACCtgtagttaaaaaaattgatGAAACGCCCGGATACGAAAACGTCATCAGAGATTCTCAACGCGGCAACGCTATCAAAACCAGACAACCTGAGAGGAAGCCCGACACGAGGTCTCTGAACGGTATCGAAACCGATCCCACCCTTGTATCGAATCTCCTAAAAGAGAGCTTAGCCAAGCCGGTTCCCATTACCGTTCCAACGGAGAAAAAATCGCCCGTGGAGGTTAAAAAGGAACCGGTGATAGAGACTCCAGCACCCCCACCGGCTCCCCCACCTCAATTGGAGCCTCCTCCCGTTCCCCAACCCCAGCCTCAGCCGATCCCTCAACCGACTGAGGAGTCGGACCATAAACACAAGAAAGAGAAGAAGAAGAAAGACAAACACAAACACAAGGATCGCGACAAATCGAAAGAAGAGAGAAAGAAACACAAGAAGGACAAGGAGAAGGAAAGGAAGGCGGAACCTCTCCCGCCCGCGCCGGAGACGGACGGAACCCTCAGGATAACGATACCGAGGGAAAAACTGTCGACGAGCCCCGGGCTCAAGATAAAGATCCCTAAGGAAAGGCTCGCCGTCCCCCCGCCGCCGCCGCAAAACGCCGGCCTCAAGATCAAGATATCGAAGGAGGTGCTCGAGACGTCGCGCAAGCGGCCGTCGGGCGACCACGCGGGCCCTCCGCACAAGCTGCCGCGGCCCGAGGCCCCCCATCCGAACAAGGTAGGCACCTGGCCCGTACCGCCCCCTTACAGGCCCCCGCTGCCGTACTACATGGTGCGGCCGCCCCCGCCGCTGTACTACGGCATGCGCATGGACGGCTACTTCTACGGCCCCATGTTCCCTCCCCCGCGCGCGCAGCCCCCGCTGCCCGCCATGCCGCCGCCGCCCgtgccgccgccgccgcccg
- the LOC126779058 gene encoding cyclin-T-like isoform X2 has protein sequence MAGGQEKWYFTKEQLQNSASRKCGLDADKELAYRQQAANLIQDMGQRLQVSQLCINTAIVYMHRFYAFHSFTQFHRNAIAAAALFLAAKVEEQPRKLEYVIKVAHVCLHRGEGVNALTSEQYQEQAQDLVFNENVLLQTLGFDVAIDHPHTHVVRTCHLVKAPKDLAQTSYFMASNSLHLTTMCLQYRPTVVACFCIHLASKWSNWAIPQSHEGRHWFSYVDRSVTTELLERLTAEFLHIFDKCPSRLKRKMMTMSNSGGSPGAHPPGSAVANSPFDKKHSLVNSDEIDKSFDKEYERERRRQQPPGQGGYVPATAPPNPTQPQKIDYNLYREKREREERERREERERRQQALQRPGVPQPNPRPNPPPPHHRPSSSQHHKPHHPWPHKPPHHKPPHDHRHRQLPVPSTSSSQPAVPHQPEVPQRTRPPSLFSPENTTPAVAASAPRRPPSNPQQRPRPEPRPVPNLPQPPPNVAQEQKPHSASPHKKRPDPTAVVRDMQPPAILSPFSSPPNKEMKSRQRLPSNSEPELVPVVKKIDETPGYENVIRDSQRGNAIKTRQPERKPDTRSLNGIETDPTLVSNLLKESLAKPVPITVPTEKKSPVEVKKEPVIETPAPPPAPPPQLEPPPVPQPQPQPIPQPTEESDHKHKKEKKKKDKHKHKDRDKSKEERKKHKKDKEKERKAEPLPPAPETDGTLRITIPREKLSTSPGLKIKIPKERLAVPPPPPQNAGLKIKISKEVLETSRKRPSGDHAGPPHKLPRPEAPHPNKVDHTLGNGHPGK, from the exons TTCTCAGCTATGTATCAATACAGCAATAGTGTACATGCATCGGTTCTACGCGTTCCACTCCTTCACACAGTTTCACAGGAACGCTATAGCCGCTGCAGCACTGTTCCTCGCCGCAAAg gtcGAAGAGCAACCAAGAAAGTTAGAATATGTAATTAAGGTAGCACATGTCTGTCTCCACAGAGGTGAGGGAGTGAACGCCCTCACCTCTGAACAGTATCAGGAACAG gcgcaggacttgGTTTTCAACGAGAATGTCCTGCTACAGACATTAGGTTTCGATGTAGCGATCGACCACCCGCACACACACGTGGTGCGCACCTGCCACCTTGTAAAAG CGCCCAAGGATTTGGCTCAAACATCATACTTTATGGCGTCAAACAGTCTACATCTCACGACGATGTGTCTCCAGTACAGACCGACGGTGGTCGCTTGCTTCTGCATACATCTGGCGTCGAAGTGGAGTAATTGGGCG ATACCGCAATCACACGAAGGCCGTCACTGGTTCTCGTACGTGGACCGGAGCGTGACGACGGAGCTGCTTGAACGGTTGACGGCTGAGTTCCTTCACATATTCGACAAGTGCCCATCGAGGTTGAAGAGGAAAATGATGACAATGTCCAAca gtgGAGGTTCCCCGGGAGCACACCCGCCCGGTTCAGCGGTAGCGAACTCGCCGTTCGACAAGAAACACTCGCTCGTCAACAGCGATGAAATCGACAAGTCATTTGATAAAG AATACGAACGCGAAAGGCGTCGCCAACAACCACCGGGACAGGGAGGTTACGTGCCGGCAACCGCGCCGCCGAACCCCACGCAACCACAGAAAATAGATTACAATCTATACAGAGAGAAGCGGGAGAGGGAAGAGAGAGAGAGGCGGGAGGAGAGGGAGAGGCGACAGCAAGCTCTCCAAAGGCCGGGGGTTCCTCAACCGAATCCAAGGCCGAACCCACCACCACCACACCATCGACCCTCCTCCAGCCAACACCACAAACCTCACCATCCTTGGCCACACAAGCCACCCCATCACAAACCGCCTCACGATCACCGGCACAGACAACTTCCCGTACCTTCGACTTCATCGAGTCAGCCGGCGGTTCCCCATCAGCCGGAAGTCCCCCAACGTACCCGTCCACCGTCTCTATTCTCACCCGAGAATACAACTCCAGCTGTCGCGGCGTCTGCGCCCAGACGACCCCCCTCCAACCCGCAACAGAGGCCTAGGCCTGAACCTAGACCGGTACCCAATTTACCACAACCCCCTCCGAATGTAGCACAGGAACAGAAACCTCATTCCGCGAGTCCACATAAAAAACGTCCAGACCCAACGGCAGTCGTTCGAGACATGCAACCCCCTGCCATCCTATCGCCCTTCTCGTCACCCCCCAACAAAGAAATGAAATCCCGTCAGAGACTGCCCTCAAACTCGGAACCTGAATTAGTACCtgtagttaaaaaaattgatGAAACGCCCGGATACGAAAACGTCATCAGAGATTCTCAACGCGGCAACGCTATCAAAACCAGACAACCTGAGAGGAAGCCCGACACGAGGTCTCTGAACGGTATCGAAACCGATCCCACCCTTGTATCGAATCTCCTAAAAGAGAGCTTAGCCAAGCCGGTTCCCATTACCGTTCCAACGGAGAAAAAATCGCCCGTGGAGGTTAAAAAGGAACCGGTGATAGAGACTCCAGCACCCCCACCGGCTCCCCCACCTCAATTGGAGCCTCCTCCCGTTCCCCAACCCCAGCCTCAGCCGATCCCTCAACCGACTGAGGAGTCGGACCATAAACACAAGAAAGAGAAGAAGAAGAAAGACAAACACAAACACAAGGATCGCGACAAATCGAAAGAAGAGAGAAAGAAACACAAGAAGGACAAGGAGAAGGAAAGGAAGGCGGAACCTCTCCCGCCCGCGCCGGAGACGGACGGAACCCTCAGGATAACGATACCGAGGGAAAAACTGTCGACGAGCCCCGGGCTCAAGATAAAGATCCCTAAGGAAAGGCTCGCCGTCCCCCCGCCGCCGCCGCAAAACGCCGGCCTCAAGATCAAGATATCGAAGGAGGTGCTCGAGACGTCGCGCAAGCGGCCGTCGGGCGACCACGCGGGCCCTCCGCACAAGCTGCCGCGGCCCGAGGCCCCCCATCCGAACAAG